Proteins encoded by one window of Grus americana isolate bGruAme1 chromosome 7, bGruAme1.mat, whole genome shotgun sequence:
- the NT5C2 gene encoding cytosolic purine 5'-nucleotidase isoform X2, which translates to MLRGLSLKARTKSDSARWTKNVASVSWRVFVNRSLAMEKIKCFGFDMDYTLAVYKSPEYESLGFDLTVERLVSIGYPHELLNFVYDPAFPTRGLVFDTHYGNLLKVDAYGNLLVCAHGFNFLRGPETREQYPNKFIQRDDTDRFYILNTLFNLPETYLLACLVDFFTNCDRYTSCETGFKDGDLFMSFRSMFQDVRDAVDWVHYKGSLKEKTLENLEKYVVKDGKLPLLLSRMNEVGKVFLVTNSDYKYTDKIMTYLFDFPHGPKPGSAHRPWQSYFDLILVDARKPLFFGEGTVLRQVDTVTGKLKIGTYTGPLQHGIVYSGGSSDTVCDLLGAKGKDILYIGDHIFGDILKSKKRQGWRTFLVIPELAQELHVWTDKSALFEELQSLDIFLAELYKHLDSSSNERPDISSIQRRIKKVTHDMDMCYGMMGSLFRSGSRQTLFASQVMRYADLYAASFINLLYYPFSYLFRAAHVLMPHESTVEHTHVDINEKESPMATRNRTSVDFKDSDYKRHQLTRSISEIKPPNLFPQAPQEITHCHDEDDDEEEEEEEEEEEEE; encoded by the exons TGTATAAATCCCCTGAATACGAATCTCTTGGATTTGACCTGACCGTAGAAAGATTAGTTTCCATTGGATACCCTCATGAGCTGCTCAATTTTGTGTATGATCCTGCATTCCCTACCAG AGGCCTGGTGTTTGATACCCACTATGGAAACCTGTTGAAAGTTGATGCCTATGGGAACCTCCTAGTGTGTGCACATGGCTTTAATTTTCTCAGAGG GCCTGAAACACGGGAGCAATATCCAAATAAATTTATCCAGAGGGATGACACAGATAGGTTTTACATTCTGAACACATTATTTAATCTACCAG AGACCTACCTATTGGCTTGCCTAGTGGATTTCTTTACTAACTGTGACCGGTACACTAG CTGTGAAACAGGTTTTAAAGATGGAGACCTCTTCATGTCCTTCAGGAGTATGTTCCAGGATGTCAGAGATGCTGTCGACTGGGTTCATTACAAG GGATCGCTCAAGGAAAAGACCCTTGAGAATCTGGAAAAGTATGTGGTGAAAGAT GGGaagctgccactgctgctcagCCGCATGAATGAAGTTGGGAAGGTGTTTCTTGTCACAAACAGCGACTATAAATACACAGAT aaaattatgACTTACTTGTTTGACTTTCCACATGGACCAAAG cCTGGGAGCGCCCATCGGCCGTGGCAGTCCTACTTCGACCTGATCCTGGTGGATGCGCGAAAACCCCTCTTCTTTGGGGAAGGCACCGTGCTGCGGCAGGTGGACACG GTGACCGGGAAGCTGAAGATTGGTACCTACACTGGCCCACTGCAGCATGGCATCGTATACTCAGGAG GCTCTTCGGACACAGTCTGTGACCTGCTGGGGGCCAAAGGGAAGGATATCTTGTACATCGGAGACCATATCTTTGGAGACATCCTCAAGTCCAAGAAGCGCCAGGGCTGGAGGACCTTCCTGGTGATCCCCGAGCTGGCGCAGGAGCTGCACGTCTGGACAGACAAAAGCG CCCTTTTTGAAGAGCTGCAGAGTCTGGACATTTTCTTGGCCGAGCTATACAA GCATCTGGACAGTAGCAGCAATGAACGCCCTGACATCAGCTCCATCCAGAGACGTATTAAG AAAGTGACCCATGACATGGACATGTGCTACGGGATGATGGGGAGCCTCTTCCGCAGTGGCTCTCGGCAGACCCTGTTTGCCAGCCAGGTGATGCGCTACGCTGATCTCTATGCAGCCTCCTTCATCAACCTCCTCTACTACCCCTTCAGCTACCTCTTCAGAGCCGCCCACGTCCTG ATGCCACACGAGTCCACAGTAGAGCACACGCACGTCGACATCAATGAGAAGGAGTCACCGATGGCCACGCGCAATCGCACCTCAGTGGATTTTAAAGATTCTGACTACAAGCGGCATCAACTGACCCGTTCCATCAGTGAGATCAAACCGCCCAACCTCTTCCCCCAGGCACCACAGGAAATCACACATTGCcatgatgaagatgatgatgaggaagaggaagaggaggaagaagaggaggaagaggaataa
- the NT5C2 gene encoding cytosolic purine 5'-nucleotidase isoform X7, with product MNEVGKVFLVTNSDYKYTDKIMTYLFDFPHGPKPGSAHRPWQSYFDLILVDARKPLFFGEGTVLRQVDTVTGKLKIGTYTGPLQHGIVYSGGSSDTVCDLLGAKGKDILYIGDHIFGDILKSKKRQGWRTFLVIPELAQELHVWTDKSALFEELQSLDIFLAELYKHLDSSSNERPDISSIQRRIKKVTHDMDMCYGMMGSLFRSGSRQTLFASQVMRYADLYAASFINLLYYPFSYLFRAAHVLMPHESTVEHTHVDINEKESPMATRNRTSVDFKDSDYKRHQLTRSISEIKPPNLFPQAPQEITHCHDEDDDEEEEEEEEEEEEE from the exons ATGAATGAAGTTGGGAAGGTGTTTCTTGTCACAAACAGCGACTATAAATACACAGAT aaaattatgACTTACTTGTTTGACTTTCCACATGGACCAAAG cCTGGGAGCGCCCATCGGCCGTGGCAGTCCTACTTCGACCTGATCCTGGTGGATGCGCGAAAACCCCTCTTCTTTGGGGAAGGCACCGTGCTGCGGCAGGTGGACACG GTGACCGGGAAGCTGAAGATTGGTACCTACACTGGCCCACTGCAGCATGGCATCGTATACTCAGGAG GCTCTTCGGACACAGTCTGTGACCTGCTGGGGGCCAAAGGGAAGGATATCTTGTACATCGGAGACCATATCTTTGGAGACATCCTCAAGTCCAAGAAGCGCCAGGGCTGGAGGACCTTCCTGGTGATCCCCGAGCTGGCGCAGGAGCTGCACGTCTGGACAGACAAAAGCG CCCTTTTTGAAGAGCTGCAGAGTCTGGACATTTTCTTGGCCGAGCTATACAA GCATCTGGACAGTAGCAGCAATGAACGCCCTGACATCAGCTCCATCCAGAGACGTATTAAG AAAGTGACCCATGACATGGACATGTGCTACGGGATGATGGGGAGCCTCTTCCGCAGTGGCTCTCGGCAGACCCTGTTTGCCAGCCAGGTGATGCGCTACGCTGATCTCTATGCAGCCTCCTTCATCAACCTCCTCTACTACCCCTTCAGCTACCTCTTCAGAGCCGCCCACGTCCTG ATGCCACACGAGTCCACAGTAGAGCACACGCACGTCGACATCAATGAGAAGGAGTCACCGATGGCCACGCGCAATCGCACCTCAGTGGATTTTAAAGATTCTGACTACAAGCGGCATCAACTGACCCGTTCCATCAGTGAGATCAAACCGCCCAACCTCTTCCCCCAGGCACCACAGGAAATCACACATTGCcatgatgaagatgatgatgaggaagaggaagaggaggaagaagaggaggaagaggaataa
- the NT5C2 gene encoding cytosolic purine 5'-nucleotidase isoform X3, with translation MEKVGVPSTLVTDSYQDPGNRVFVNRSLAMEKIKCFGFDMDYTLAVYKSPEYESLGFDLTVERLVSIGYPHELLNFVYDPAFPTRGLVFDTHYGNLLKVDAYGNLLVCAHGFNFLRGPETREQYPNKFIQRDDTDRFYILNTLFNLPETYLLACLVDFFTNCDRYTSCETGFKDGDLFMSFRSMFQDVRDAVDWVHYKGSLKEKTLENLEKYVVKDGKLPLLLSRMNEVGKVFLVTNSDYKYTDKIMTYLFDFPHGPKPGSAHRPWQSYFDLILVDARKPLFFGEGTVLRQVDTVTGKLKIGTYTGPLQHGIVYSGGSSDTVCDLLGAKGKDILYIGDHIFGDILKSKKRQGWRTFLVIPELAQELHVWTDKSALFEELQSLDIFLAELYKHLDSSSNERPDISSIQRRIKKVTHDMDMCYGMMGSLFRSGSRQTLFASQVMRYADLYAASFINLLYYPFSYLFRAAHVLMPHESTVEHTHVDINEKESPMATRNRTSVDFKDSDYKRHQLTRSISEIKPPNLFPQAPQEITHCHDEDDDEEEEEEEEEEEEE, from the exons TGTATAAATCCCCTGAATACGAATCTCTTGGATTTGACCTGACCGTAGAAAGATTAGTTTCCATTGGATACCCTCATGAGCTGCTCAATTTTGTGTATGATCCTGCATTCCCTACCAG AGGCCTGGTGTTTGATACCCACTATGGAAACCTGTTGAAAGTTGATGCCTATGGGAACCTCCTAGTGTGTGCACATGGCTTTAATTTTCTCAGAGG GCCTGAAACACGGGAGCAATATCCAAATAAATTTATCCAGAGGGATGACACAGATAGGTTTTACATTCTGAACACATTATTTAATCTACCAG AGACCTACCTATTGGCTTGCCTAGTGGATTTCTTTACTAACTGTGACCGGTACACTAG CTGTGAAACAGGTTTTAAAGATGGAGACCTCTTCATGTCCTTCAGGAGTATGTTCCAGGATGTCAGAGATGCTGTCGACTGGGTTCATTACAAG GGATCGCTCAAGGAAAAGACCCTTGAGAATCTGGAAAAGTATGTGGTGAAAGAT GGGaagctgccactgctgctcagCCGCATGAATGAAGTTGGGAAGGTGTTTCTTGTCACAAACAGCGACTATAAATACACAGAT aaaattatgACTTACTTGTTTGACTTTCCACATGGACCAAAG cCTGGGAGCGCCCATCGGCCGTGGCAGTCCTACTTCGACCTGATCCTGGTGGATGCGCGAAAACCCCTCTTCTTTGGGGAAGGCACCGTGCTGCGGCAGGTGGACACG GTGACCGGGAAGCTGAAGATTGGTACCTACACTGGCCCACTGCAGCATGGCATCGTATACTCAGGAG GCTCTTCGGACACAGTCTGTGACCTGCTGGGGGCCAAAGGGAAGGATATCTTGTACATCGGAGACCATATCTTTGGAGACATCCTCAAGTCCAAGAAGCGCCAGGGCTGGAGGACCTTCCTGGTGATCCCCGAGCTGGCGCAGGAGCTGCACGTCTGGACAGACAAAAGCG CCCTTTTTGAAGAGCTGCAGAGTCTGGACATTTTCTTGGCCGAGCTATACAA GCATCTGGACAGTAGCAGCAATGAACGCCCTGACATCAGCTCCATCCAGAGACGTATTAAG AAAGTGACCCATGACATGGACATGTGCTACGGGATGATGGGGAGCCTCTTCCGCAGTGGCTCTCGGCAGACCCTGTTTGCCAGCCAGGTGATGCGCTACGCTGATCTCTATGCAGCCTCCTTCATCAACCTCCTCTACTACCCCTTCAGCTACCTCTTCAGAGCCGCCCACGTCCTG ATGCCACACGAGTCCACAGTAGAGCACACGCACGTCGACATCAATGAGAAGGAGTCACCGATGGCCACGCGCAATCGCACCTCAGTGGATTTTAAAGATTCTGACTACAAGCGGCATCAACTGACCCGTTCCATCAGTGAGATCAAACCGCCCAACCTCTTCCCCCAGGCACCACAGGAAATCACACATTGCcatgatgaagatgatgatgaggaagaggaagaggaggaagaagaggaggaagaggaataa
- the NT5C2 gene encoding cytosolic purine 5'-nucleotidase isoform X4 has protein sequence MRVFVNRSLAMEKIKCFGFDMDYTLAVYKSPEYESLGFDLTVERLVSIGYPHELLNFVYDPAFPTRGLVFDTHYGNLLKVDAYGNLLVCAHGFNFLRGPETREQYPNKFIQRDDTDRFYILNTLFNLPETYLLACLVDFFTNCDRYTSCETGFKDGDLFMSFRSMFQDVRDAVDWVHYKGSLKEKTLENLEKYVVKDGKLPLLLSRMNEVGKVFLVTNSDYKYTDKIMTYLFDFPHGPKPGSAHRPWQSYFDLILVDARKPLFFGEGTVLRQVDTVTGKLKIGTYTGPLQHGIVYSGGSSDTVCDLLGAKGKDILYIGDHIFGDILKSKKRQGWRTFLVIPELAQELHVWTDKSALFEELQSLDIFLAELYKHLDSSSNERPDISSIQRRIKKVTHDMDMCYGMMGSLFRSGSRQTLFASQVMRYADLYAASFINLLYYPFSYLFRAAHVLMPHESTVEHTHVDINEKESPMATRNRTSVDFKDSDYKRHQLTRSISEIKPPNLFPQAPQEITHCHDEDDDEEEEEEEEEEEEE, from the exons TGTATAAATCCCCTGAATACGAATCTCTTGGATTTGACCTGACCGTAGAAAGATTAGTTTCCATTGGATACCCTCATGAGCTGCTCAATTTTGTGTATGATCCTGCATTCCCTACCAG AGGCCTGGTGTTTGATACCCACTATGGAAACCTGTTGAAAGTTGATGCCTATGGGAACCTCCTAGTGTGTGCACATGGCTTTAATTTTCTCAGAGG GCCTGAAACACGGGAGCAATATCCAAATAAATTTATCCAGAGGGATGACACAGATAGGTTTTACATTCTGAACACATTATTTAATCTACCAG AGACCTACCTATTGGCTTGCCTAGTGGATTTCTTTACTAACTGTGACCGGTACACTAG CTGTGAAACAGGTTTTAAAGATGGAGACCTCTTCATGTCCTTCAGGAGTATGTTCCAGGATGTCAGAGATGCTGTCGACTGGGTTCATTACAAG GGATCGCTCAAGGAAAAGACCCTTGAGAATCTGGAAAAGTATGTGGTGAAAGAT GGGaagctgccactgctgctcagCCGCATGAATGAAGTTGGGAAGGTGTTTCTTGTCACAAACAGCGACTATAAATACACAGAT aaaattatgACTTACTTGTTTGACTTTCCACATGGACCAAAG cCTGGGAGCGCCCATCGGCCGTGGCAGTCCTACTTCGACCTGATCCTGGTGGATGCGCGAAAACCCCTCTTCTTTGGGGAAGGCACCGTGCTGCGGCAGGTGGACACG GTGACCGGGAAGCTGAAGATTGGTACCTACACTGGCCCACTGCAGCATGGCATCGTATACTCAGGAG GCTCTTCGGACACAGTCTGTGACCTGCTGGGGGCCAAAGGGAAGGATATCTTGTACATCGGAGACCATATCTTTGGAGACATCCTCAAGTCCAAGAAGCGCCAGGGCTGGAGGACCTTCCTGGTGATCCCCGAGCTGGCGCAGGAGCTGCACGTCTGGACAGACAAAAGCG CCCTTTTTGAAGAGCTGCAGAGTCTGGACATTTTCTTGGCCGAGCTATACAA GCATCTGGACAGTAGCAGCAATGAACGCCCTGACATCAGCTCCATCCAGAGACGTATTAAG AAAGTGACCCATGACATGGACATGTGCTACGGGATGATGGGGAGCCTCTTCCGCAGTGGCTCTCGGCAGACCCTGTTTGCCAGCCAGGTGATGCGCTACGCTGATCTCTATGCAGCCTCCTTCATCAACCTCCTCTACTACCCCTTCAGCTACCTCTTCAGAGCCGCCCACGTCCTG ATGCCACACGAGTCCACAGTAGAGCACACGCACGTCGACATCAATGAGAAGGAGTCACCGATGGCCACGCGCAATCGCACCTCAGTGGATTTTAAAGATTCTGACTACAAGCGGCATCAACTGACCCGTTCCATCAGTGAGATCAAACCGCCCAACCTCTTCCCCCAGGCACCACAGGAAATCACACATTGCcatgatgaagatgatgatgaggaagaggaagaggaggaagaagaggaggaagaggaataa
- the NT5C2 gene encoding cytosolic purine 5'-nucleotidase isoform X6, whose protein sequence is MSFRSMFQDVRDAVDWVHYKGSLKEKTLENLEKYVVKDGKLPLLLSRMNEVGKVFLVTNSDYKYTDKIMTYLFDFPHGPKPGSAHRPWQSYFDLILVDARKPLFFGEGTVLRQVDTVTGKLKIGTYTGPLQHGIVYSGGSSDTVCDLLGAKGKDILYIGDHIFGDILKSKKRQGWRTFLVIPELAQELHVWTDKSALFEELQSLDIFLAELYKHLDSSSNERPDISSIQRRIKKVTHDMDMCYGMMGSLFRSGSRQTLFASQVMRYADLYAASFINLLYYPFSYLFRAAHVLMPHESTVEHTHVDINEKESPMATRNRTSVDFKDSDYKRHQLTRSISEIKPPNLFPQAPQEITHCHDEDDDEEEEEEEEEEEEE, encoded by the exons ATGTCCTTCAGGAGTATGTTCCAGGATGTCAGAGATGCTGTCGACTGGGTTCATTACAAG GGATCGCTCAAGGAAAAGACCCTTGAGAATCTGGAAAAGTATGTGGTGAAAGAT GGGaagctgccactgctgctcagCCGCATGAATGAAGTTGGGAAGGTGTTTCTTGTCACAAACAGCGACTATAAATACACAGAT aaaattatgACTTACTTGTTTGACTTTCCACATGGACCAAAG cCTGGGAGCGCCCATCGGCCGTGGCAGTCCTACTTCGACCTGATCCTGGTGGATGCGCGAAAACCCCTCTTCTTTGGGGAAGGCACCGTGCTGCGGCAGGTGGACACG GTGACCGGGAAGCTGAAGATTGGTACCTACACTGGCCCACTGCAGCATGGCATCGTATACTCAGGAG GCTCTTCGGACACAGTCTGTGACCTGCTGGGGGCCAAAGGGAAGGATATCTTGTACATCGGAGACCATATCTTTGGAGACATCCTCAAGTCCAAGAAGCGCCAGGGCTGGAGGACCTTCCTGGTGATCCCCGAGCTGGCGCAGGAGCTGCACGTCTGGACAGACAAAAGCG CCCTTTTTGAAGAGCTGCAGAGTCTGGACATTTTCTTGGCCGAGCTATACAA GCATCTGGACAGTAGCAGCAATGAACGCCCTGACATCAGCTCCATCCAGAGACGTATTAAG AAAGTGACCCATGACATGGACATGTGCTACGGGATGATGGGGAGCCTCTTCCGCAGTGGCTCTCGGCAGACCCTGTTTGCCAGCCAGGTGATGCGCTACGCTGATCTCTATGCAGCCTCCTTCATCAACCTCCTCTACTACCCCTTCAGCTACCTCTTCAGAGCCGCCCACGTCCTG ATGCCACACGAGTCCACAGTAGAGCACACGCACGTCGACATCAATGAGAAGGAGTCACCGATGGCCACGCGCAATCGCACCTCAGTGGATTTTAAAGATTCTGACTACAAGCGGCATCAACTGACCCGTTCCATCAGTGAGATCAAACCGCCCAACCTCTTCCCCCAGGCACCACAGGAAATCACACATTGCcatgatgaagatgatgatgaggaagaggaagaggaggaagaagaggaggaagaggaataa
- the NT5C2 gene encoding cytosolic purine 5'-nucleotidase isoform X5: protein MEKIKCFGFDMDYTLAVYKSPEYESLGFDLTVERLVSIGYPHELLNFVYDPAFPTRGLVFDTHYGNLLKVDAYGNLLVCAHGFNFLRGPETREQYPNKFIQRDDTDRFYILNTLFNLPETYLLACLVDFFTNCDRYTSCETGFKDGDLFMSFRSMFQDVRDAVDWVHYKGSLKEKTLENLEKYVVKDGKLPLLLSRMNEVGKVFLVTNSDYKYTDKIMTYLFDFPHGPKPGSAHRPWQSYFDLILVDARKPLFFGEGTVLRQVDTVTGKLKIGTYTGPLQHGIVYSGGSSDTVCDLLGAKGKDILYIGDHIFGDILKSKKRQGWRTFLVIPELAQELHVWTDKSALFEELQSLDIFLAELYKHLDSSSNERPDISSIQRRIKKVTHDMDMCYGMMGSLFRSGSRQTLFASQVMRYADLYAASFINLLYYPFSYLFRAAHVLMPHESTVEHTHVDINEKESPMATRNRTSVDFKDSDYKRHQLTRSISEIKPPNLFPQAPQEITHCHDEDDDEEEEEEEEEEEEE, encoded by the exons TGTATAAATCCCCTGAATACGAATCTCTTGGATTTGACCTGACCGTAGAAAGATTAGTTTCCATTGGATACCCTCATGAGCTGCTCAATTTTGTGTATGATCCTGCATTCCCTACCAG AGGCCTGGTGTTTGATACCCACTATGGAAACCTGTTGAAAGTTGATGCCTATGGGAACCTCCTAGTGTGTGCACATGGCTTTAATTTTCTCAGAGG GCCTGAAACACGGGAGCAATATCCAAATAAATTTATCCAGAGGGATGACACAGATAGGTTTTACATTCTGAACACATTATTTAATCTACCAG AGACCTACCTATTGGCTTGCCTAGTGGATTTCTTTACTAACTGTGACCGGTACACTAG CTGTGAAACAGGTTTTAAAGATGGAGACCTCTTCATGTCCTTCAGGAGTATGTTCCAGGATGTCAGAGATGCTGTCGACTGGGTTCATTACAAG GGATCGCTCAAGGAAAAGACCCTTGAGAATCTGGAAAAGTATGTGGTGAAAGAT GGGaagctgccactgctgctcagCCGCATGAATGAAGTTGGGAAGGTGTTTCTTGTCACAAACAGCGACTATAAATACACAGAT aaaattatgACTTACTTGTTTGACTTTCCACATGGACCAAAG cCTGGGAGCGCCCATCGGCCGTGGCAGTCCTACTTCGACCTGATCCTGGTGGATGCGCGAAAACCCCTCTTCTTTGGGGAAGGCACCGTGCTGCGGCAGGTGGACACG GTGACCGGGAAGCTGAAGATTGGTACCTACACTGGCCCACTGCAGCATGGCATCGTATACTCAGGAG GCTCTTCGGACACAGTCTGTGACCTGCTGGGGGCCAAAGGGAAGGATATCTTGTACATCGGAGACCATATCTTTGGAGACATCCTCAAGTCCAAGAAGCGCCAGGGCTGGAGGACCTTCCTGGTGATCCCCGAGCTGGCGCAGGAGCTGCACGTCTGGACAGACAAAAGCG CCCTTTTTGAAGAGCTGCAGAGTCTGGACATTTTCTTGGCCGAGCTATACAA GCATCTGGACAGTAGCAGCAATGAACGCCCTGACATCAGCTCCATCCAGAGACGTATTAAG AAAGTGACCCATGACATGGACATGTGCTACGGGATGATGGGGAGCCTCTTCCGCAGTGGCTCTCGGCAGACCCTGTTTGCCAGCCAGGTGATGCGCTACGCTGATCTCTATGCAGCCTCCTTCATCAACCTCCTCTACTACCCCTTCAGCTACCTCTTCAGAGCCGCCCACGTCCTG ATGCCACACGAGTCCACAGTAGAGCACACGCACGTCGACATCAATGAGAAGGAGTCACCGATGGCCACGCGCAATCGCACCTCAGTGGATTTTAAAGATTCTGACTACAAGCGGCATCAACTGACCCGTTCCATCAGTGAGATCAAACCGCCCAACCTCTTCCCCCAGGCACCACAGGAAATCACACATTGCcatgatgaagatgatgatgaggaagaggaagaggaggaagaagaggaggaagaggaataa